From Lawsonia intracellularis PHE/MN1-00, the proteins below share one genomic window:
- the ruvX gene encoding Holliday junction resolvase RuvX, with protein MKYVAIDYGTKYTGIAVSDSMGVFAFPKQSIIMTTQKEFFIKLVELIYVESPDALVVGLPVLFDNSETLITRQVRNFIKRLKHKIMLPVFLMKEILSSYEAKLDLQSVGYRKNKIKSVLDQQAAVRILQSFLDQSESERVQV; from the coding sequence ATGAAATATGTTGCTATTGATTATGGAACAAAATATACAGGGATAGCTGTTAGTGACTCTATGGGGGTTTTTGCTTTTCCAAAACAATCAATTATAATGACAACACAAAAAGAGTTTTTTATAAAATTAGTTGAACTAATTTATGTAGAGTCTCCAGATGCACTAGTTGTAGGCTTACCTGTTTTATTTGATAACTCAGAAACACTTATTACACGTCAGGTCAGAAATTTTATCAAACGATTGAAACATAAAATAATGCTTCCTGTCTTTTTAATGAAAGAAATATTGAGTAGTTACGAAGCAAAGTTGGATCTTCAGTCTGTCGGTTACAGAAAAAATAAGATAAAATCTGTTCTTGATCAACAGGCTGCTGTTCGTATTTTACAATCATTTTTGGACCAATCTGAAAGTGAGCGTGTTCAAGTATGA
- the thiS gene encoding sulfur carrier protein ThiS — protein sequence MNITVNGKPIICNEQSTITDLLLQLQLSSDTVIIEKNKELIPTKHFSSTILEEKDTLELLHFVGGG from the coding sequence ATGAATATCACAGTAAATGGAAAACCTATTATATGTAATGAACAAAGTACTATTACAGACCTTCTTCTCCAACTACAACTTTCATCTGATACTGTTATTATAGAAAAAAATAAAGAACTTATTCCTACTAAACATTTCTCTTCAACAATCCTGGAAGAAAAAGACACTCTTGAACTCTTACATTTTGTTGGGGGAGGTTAA
- a CDS encoding thiazole synthase — protein MQDDTFQLGNVKLKSRLFLGTGKYGNDAIIPDIIKSSGAEVITVALRRVELDNKKENFLSYIPRTIQLLPNTSGARNANEAIRIARMAQAAGCGNWIKIEVISDSRYLLPDGYDTAKATEVLANDGFIVLPYMNPDLYVARDLANAGAAAIMPLGAPIGTNRGLMTKEMIQILIEEIKLPIIVDAGIGKPSQACEAMELGAAACLVNTAIATSDDPILMAKAFGNAIQAGREAWLAKTGPVLTGKASASSPLTGFLDDSY, from the coding sequence ATGCAAGATGATACTTTTCAGCTCGGGAATGTTAAATTAAAAAGTCGATTATTCCTTGGAACAGGGAAATATGGTAATGATGCTATAATACCTGATATTATTAAATCCTCTGGAGCTGAAGTTATAACAGTAGCACTACGACGTGTGGAACTAGACAATAAGAAAGAAAATTTTCTTTCTTATATTCCTCGTACAATACAACTACTTCCCAATACCTCAGGAGCACGAAATGCTAATGAGGCTATACGGATAGCTCGTATGGCACAAGCTGCTGGCTGTGGAAACTGGATAAAAATTGAAGTTATCTCAGATTCTAGGTACCTTCTTCCTGATGGATATGATACAGCAAAAGCAACTGAAGTTCTTGCTAATGATGGATTTATTGTATTACCATATATGAATCCTGATCTCTATGTTGCTCGAGATCTTGCTAATGCAGGTGCAGCAGCAATAATGCCTTTAGGTGCTCCTATTGGCACAAATAGAGGATTAATGACAAAAGAAATGATTCAAATACTTATTGAAGAAATAAAACTTCCAATTATTGTTGATGCAGGGATAGGCAAACCTTCTCAAGCTTGTGAAGCAATGGAGTTAGGAGCTGCAGCTTGTTTAGTTAATACTGCTATAGCTACATCTGATGATCCTATACTCATGGCTAAAGCATTTGGGAATGCAATACAAGCAGGAAGAGAAGCATGGCTTGCAAAAACAGGACCTGTTCTTACAGGCAAAGCTTCTGCATCTTCCCCTTTAACAGGTTTTTTAGATGACTCCTATTAA
- the thiH gene encoding 2-iminoacetate synthase ThiH: MTPINSFYHTLCKWPPNQIQNMFNSVTESQVSHTLNLAERGLSLSIEHLLILLSPTATSFLEKMASIAQEQTIRYFGKTIQLFTPLYLSNFCINNCKYCSFSATNRIKRIQLTIEEIEKEAAAIAATGLRHILLLTGDAPSKATIAYLKEAIQCLNNYFPSVGIEIYAIEKKEYELLECTGVDSMTLFQETYNEKRYMALHTKGTKQNFRFRLEAQSRAASAGIRFITLGALLGLDHWWRDIFYVGLHANWLQNEYPGVDLTISVPRIRPHEGYFSDYYPVSDKNLVQAIQAIRLFLPTSGIILSTREKPSLRDRLISLSVTKMSAGVSTAVGGHTDHHIAKDNIAQFEIADTRSVEQIITAIKAKGYQPIFKNWIKLSNAPMH; encoded by the coding sequence ATGACTCCTATTAATTCTTTCTATCATACATTATGCAAGTGGCCTCCTAACCAAATACAGAACATGTTCAACTCTGTTACAGAGTCACAAGTATCGCATACATTAAATCTAGCAGAAAGAGGTCTATCACTCTCCATAGAACACTTATTAATATTACTATCGCCTACTGCAACTTCTTTTCTAGAAAAAATGGCTTCTATTGCTCAAGAACAGACAATCCGATATTTTGGAAAAACTATACAACTTTTTACTCCTCTCTACCTCTCTAATTTTTGCATAAATAATTGTAAATATTGTAGTTTTAGCGCAACTAACCGTATAAAAAGAATACAGTTAACAATTGAAGAAATCGAAAAAGAAGCTGCTGCTATTGCTGCAACTGGGCTTAGACATATTTTACTCTTAACAGGTGATGCTCCATCTAAAGCAACTATAGCTTATCTTAAAGAAGCTATTCAATGTCTTAATAACTATTTTCCTAGCGTAGGAATCGAAATTTATGCCATTGAAAAAAAAGAATACGAATTGCTTGAATGTACTGGAGTAGATTCTATGACGTTATTTCAAGAAACATATAACGAAAAACGTTATATGGCACTTCATACTAAGGGAACTAAACAAAATTTCCGTTTTCGTTTAGAAGCACAAAGTAGAGCTGCATCTGCAGGCATTCGCTTTATAACACTTGGTGCACTATTAGGCCTAGACCACTGGTGGAGAGATATATTTTATGTAGGCCTCCATGCAAATTGGTTACAAAATGAATATCCTGGAGTGGATCTTACTATCTCTGTACCTCGGATACGCCCTCATGAAGGATATTTCTCTGATTACTATCCTGTATCTGATAAAAACCTTGTACAAGCTATTCAAGCTATACGACTATTTTTACCAACATCTGGTATTATTCTTTCAACACGCGAAAAACCCTCTCTCAGAGATAGATTAATATCTCTTAGTGTTACAAAAATGTCTGCAGGAGTTTCTACTGCTGTAGGAGGGCATACTGATCATCATATAGCAAAAGATAATATTGCCCAATTCGAAATTGCAGATACACGCTCTGTAGAGCAAATAATTACAGCAATAAAAGCAAAAGGTTATCAACCTATTTTTAAAAACTGGATAAAATTATCTAATGCACCTATGCATTAA
- the thiF gene encoding sulfur carrier protein ThiS adenylyltransferase ThiF — protein sequence MSTFHWKNVMDEHLPESLQTKLSNATIGIAGAGGLGSNCAVLLTRTGIGHLVIVDHDIVSVSNLNRQQYLPSHIGMPKVEALKEVLLNINPGLKLTIYQQYMNPNNILTLFEDCQFVIEAVDNAITKKMLVETLITVDYTVISASGVAGWGGLPMTQKQLGKKLLVVGDHTYGVSSINPPLAPRVNMAASMQADAILCALLNTKND from the coding sequence ATGTCTACCTTTCATTGGAAAAATGTTATGGATGAGCACTTACCTGAATCACTGCAAACAAAGCTTTCTAATGCTACTATAGGTATAGCAGGTGCTGGAGGACTAGGTTCAAACTGTGCGGTATTACTTACCCGAACAGGAATAGGTCATTTAGTCATTGTTGATCATGATATTGTTAGTGTTTCTAATCTTAACAGGCAACAGTATTTACCATCTCATATTGGTATGCCAAAAGTTGAAGCACTAAAAGAAGTTCTTCTTAACATTAATCCTGGGTTAAAACTTACAATATATCAACAATACATGAATCCTAACAATATCTTAACTCTATTTGAAGACTGTCAGTTTGTTATAGAAGCAGTAGACAATGCTATCACTAAAAAAATGCTTGTAGAAACACTTATTACTGTAGATTATACTGTTATATCTGCATCAGGTGTTGCAGGATGGGGTGGGCTACCTATGACACAAAAACAGCTAGGCAAAAAACTCTTAGTAGTTGGAGATCATACCTATGGAGTATCTTCTATAAATCCTCCACTAGCCCCTCGTGTTAATATGGCTGCTAGTATGCAGGCAGATGCTATACTTTGTGCACTGCTCAATACTAAAAACGACTAA
- a CDS encoding MATE family efflux transporter — translation MKKQYYFRELKTQIQLTIPIVLAQIFMTAMGFVDMVMTGYVSAMDMAAVALGSSIWVPLILFFQGILQALHPVISQWRGEGYTEHIGHVLRQGIWLATFLSLPLFFIAYILSFQMGKLGLEEQLADLSGQYLRAIAWGTPGFLYFVVIRCYFEGMAFMRPSMIGGFIGLLFNVPLNYIFIFGKCGLPALGGVGSGFATGIVYWVMFFVIFCYAMTLPDVRRFLSFKNWVEWIDKKTQWQLLRIGFPGALGVFFEVTSFAIIALLVAPLGVTIIAGHEIALNFSALLFMIPFSLAITATIRTGYSIGRHSYEMLHCVSFVSLSLGLFIALCSIIFILTLRYEIAGIYNNDVEVLKVATSLMIFTAINQCFEALQAITMGIIKGYKDTKTVFYITLFAYWFFAIPVGYILGRTNWFVEPMGVTGFWLALLGGLSLAGVLGLWRVTILEHKFYKKVSKGL, via the coding sequence ATGAAAAAACAGTATTATTTTAGAGAGTTAAAAACTCAAATTCAACTTACTATTCCAATAGTCCTTGCACAAATATTTATGACTGCAATGGGATTTGTTGATATGGTTATGACAGGATATGTAAGTGCCATGGATATGGCTGCTGTTGCTTTAGGTAGTTCTATATGGGTTCCTTTAATTCTTTTTTTTCAAGGGATACTACAGGCATTACATCCGGTTATTTCACAGTGGAGAGGTGAAGGATACACTGAACATATTGGTCATGTCCTACGTCAGGGGATATGGCTTGCTACTTTTTTATCTTTACCATTGTTCTTTATTGCATATATTCTTTCTTTTCAGATGGGGAAATTAGGATTAGAGGAACAATTAGCTGATCTTTCAGGTCAATATTTAAGGGCTATTGCCTGGGGAACTCCAGGCTTTTTATATTTTGTTGTTATCCGGTGTTATTTTGAAGGTATGGCATTTATGAGGCCATCAATGATTGGAGGTTTTATAGGCCTTCTTTTTAATGTTCCCTTAAACTATATTTTTATTTTTGGTAAGTGTGGTCTACCTGCTCTTGGTGGTGTTGGATCAGGCTTTGCTACAGGTATAGTATATTGGGTAATGTTTTTTGTTATTTTTTGTTATGCAATGACTCTACCAGATGTTCGAAGATTTTTATCGTTTAAAAATTGGGTTGAATGGATAGATAAAAAAACACAATGGCAATTGTTACGTATTGGTTTCCCTGGAGCTCTTGGTGTTTTTTTTGAAGTAACATCTTTTGCTATTATTGCTTTATTGGTTGCTCCTCTAGGTGTTACAATTATTGCAGGACATGAAATAGCACTAAATTTTAGTGCACTTCTTTTTATGATTCCATTTTCGCTTGCTATTACTGCTACAATTCGTACAGGTTATAGTATTGGCAGGCATTCATATGAAATGTTACATTGTGTCAGCTTTGTCTCTCTAAGTTTGGGATTATTTATTGCATTATGCTCTATTATATTTATTCTTACACTTCGTTATGAAATAGCAGGAATCTATAATAATGATGTTGAAGTATTAAAAGTAGCAACTTCTTTAATGATTTTTACTGCTATCAATCAATGCTTTGAAGCATTACAAGCAATCACAATGGGTATTATTAAAGGATATAAAGATACAAAGACAGTGTTCTATATAACACTTTTTGCTTATTGGTTTTTTGCAATACCTGTAGGATACATCCTTGGGAGAACAAATTGGTTTGTTGAGCCAATGGGAGTAACTGGTTTTTGGTTAGCACTATTAGGAGGGCTTTCTTTAGCAGGTGTTCTTGGTTTATGGAGAGTAACCATTCTTGAGCACAAATTTTATAAGAAGGTAAGTAAGGGATTATAA